A single region of the Anser cygnoides isolate HZ-2024a breed goose chromosome W, Taihu_goose_T2T_genome, whole genome shotgun sequence genome encodes:
- the LOC136788582 gene encoding LOW QUALITY PROTEIN: proline-rich protein 12-like (The sequence of the model RefSeq protein was modified relative to this genomic sequence to represent the inferred CDS: inserted 13 bases in 10 codons; deleted 1 base in 1 codon) — MERNYPGAGFGDPLGAGPGWGYERSAKASLVYGGSRGSHPDPDLLHRQPYGAPHPLQGYAANHHPAGLSGLFETGLHAAGXAAPDASVMNLISALESRAPQPGPSASSLLSQFRTPSWQTAMHTPAPAELFISGALPGSGTFXGSGALGAYQHPAPFGAXQLPGELPLSLPEAAFSPGSNGLLSPPTTPPAAHQAPLPKPASPPPPPPPPPPAAGLRTAWRCPPPPLRPARFLPGAAPPPPPPPRRRRPPPSLTCCRPSSAPPRRGRPSSPPPPQLYNPAVFGGAAAAGAAGGAGGGSERCRGRTASSSTTSAPPPPASPHGLQHYLSCGGGGRRRRRRGGAGGGGGGGAGGGGGGGGPPTAAPLSCSPLGDPSPSPADGGPPGRPPPEPPPVPPHHPVAGLQRGGPREPGGPREPGGRGSRGAASGGAAGGQGQELLGLAAAPRSGGTPKCQGSFSPGPPKPSSVIAGHSPAYSPGQPPRAAGHGAGGAGGPRPTEPPPRSPPPPPPPPPPPSSAGPPPPPPLPGASGGQVPPRRAPPSGASPGHPQVPPVALLPPPGLRRGGPAARRGGLERGPPPPAFVGGGKGEAELLGAERSEDEDFLIQHLLQAPQPPGGRARGWGAARSGGAPKGLVVVGGATGPWPTPASSGPTPTWRGAGGAGAGAAEGEEEARGARGPPPALPGGRGPARPAGGAVVAAAAAAGAEGLAATSVVHYGPPAAAPPPGPPRRRPRAPPGRGARLLPRHGGHVRAPPEEFAPKAAGEDEEDEEEDEEEEEEDEAGPGPPLEPRPEGMKAAPPSRRRRRRPRTRWGRATPPSARRTPGEAALGLEAAKHQLPSTVNAEPLGLIQGGPPASRPPEAPHAXPLFCSSKPKKLLRTSSFQLLRKRDPFPPPPKKTYAQEYEFEDDEDKADVPADIRLNSRRLPDLLPDLISSCRARPSLSPLGDIDFCPPPAPGGPKKRGRKPTKPKREGPPXPRGRPRIRPLAEPPASXAPPPDGAKKPRGRGRGRGRKGARDGADGAGMEPLRPLKIKLPVPKPSEGPSGEGLPQPPSAPRDPGPPGAEVGASRERIKQKIREAEEKXPEVRSGFMASFLDFLKAGKRQPPPPPPPPASASPSKGSRPPPPPPPPPPPPSXFSVGPPQLLPAGLEGPEGEGLVMACPSPCKRLDEELKRNLETLPSFSSDEEDSVSKNQDLQKSISSAISALYDPADRRDPDTADPPPPEPQPPAPCPRRAPSPSLPGRPGGGPGGPPSPRRPRAPRSGGAGLPEREEAEDSRPLHLAKKQETAAVCGDTDEDEAESGGEGIFRERDEFVVRVEDIQALKLALQTGREXPPIWRVQKALLQKFTPEIKDGQRQFCATSNYLGYFGDAKHRYQRLYVKFLENVNKKDCVRVCSRRPWHRPLAAVRRQNQPKAAGPKAPAPPKRSPREAPRLEKPPAPTSPPAPRNPPQRETPRSHPPRARPPRRPRGPPAPPRPPKAKAKPPKVKAEPPPKKRKKWLKEAASSSESDSSPDPQSEEERAPSGRVLNTRAMKEMYRSYVEMLVSTALDPDMIQALEDTNDELYLPPMRKIDGILNDHKKKVLKRVTLNPSLQEALHTFPQLHAEPGESLVKLRPXGEPYNRKTLSKVKRSVGKPQEFKVEVEKSFLYTLYHSLHHYKYHTFLRCKDETTAIEGQDEDLGQEEVVQQCMRNQAWLERLFDSFSDLLAQAQTKCA; from the exons ggctgtcgGGGCTGTTTGAGACGGGGCTGCACGCCGCGGG GGCCGCCCCCGACGCCTCGGTGATGAACCTCATCTCGGCGCTGGAGTCGCGGGCGCCGCAGCCGGGCCCCTCggcctcctccctgctctcccagtTCCGCACCCCCTCCTGGCAGACTG CCATGCACACGCCGGCCCCCGCCGAGCTCTTCATCTCGGGGGCGCTGCCGGGCTCGGGCACGT GGGGCTCGGGGGCGCTGGGGGCCTACCAGCACCCGGCGCCTTTCGGGGC GCAGCTTCCCGGTGAgctccccctcagcctccccgaGGCCGCCTTCAGCCCGGGCTCCAACGggctcctctctccccccacgaccccccctGCTGCACATcaagcccccctccccaagccagcgtcccccccgccgccgccgccgccgccgccccccgccgctgGGCTTCGGACCGCCtggcgctgcccgccgccccccctccGCCCAGCCCGCTTCCTAccgggggccgccccccccccgccgccgcccccccgccgccgccgtccgCCTCCCAGTTTAACCTGCTGTCGGCCCAGCTCGGCGCCCCCGCGCCGGGGGCGGCCgagcagccccccgccgccgcagCTCTACAACCCCGCCGTCttcgggggggcggcggcggcgggggcggcggggggcgccgggggggggagcgAGCGGTGCCGCGGCAGGACAGCGTCATCAAGCACTACcagcgcccccccgccgccagccaGCCCCCACGGCCTGCAGCACTACCTGAGctgcggcggcggggggcggcggcggcggcggagggggggcgccgggggcggcggcggcgggggcgcggggggcggcggaggcggcggggggccgcCTACCGCGGCCCccctgtcctgcagccccctgggggACCCCTCGCCCTCCCCCGCCGACGGGGGCCCCCCAGGGCGGCCCCCGCCCGAGCCCCCCCCAGTACCGCCCCATCATCCAGTCGCCGGCTTACagcggggggggccgcgggagccgggggggccgcgggagccggggggccgcgggagcCGGGGGGCCGCCAGCGGAGGCGCCGCGGGGGGGCAAGGCCAAGAGCTACTCGGCCTCGCGGCAGCCCCCCGCTCCGGCGGGACCCCCAAGTGCCAGGGCAGCttcagccccggcccccccaagCCGAGCTCCGTCATCGCCGGCCACTCGCCCGCCTActcccccgggcagcccccccgggctgctggccatggggccgggggcgccggggggcccCGGCCTACGGAGccacccccccgcagcccccccccgccgccgcctcccccgccgcccccgtcCTCcgccggccccccgccgcccccgccgctcccgggggcttcgggggggcaag TCCCCCCCCGGCGGGCGCCCCCCAGCGGGGCGTCCCCCGGGCACCCCCAAGTACCTCCTGTcgccctccttcctccccccggcctacggcggggggggccggcggcgcgcCGGGGGGGCCTGGAgaggggcccccccccgcccgccttcgtcggggggggcaagggggaggCCGAGCTGCTGGGGGCCGAGCGCAGCGAGGACGAGGACTTCCTCATCCAGCACCTGCTgcaagccccccagccccccgggggccgggcgaggggctggggggctgcgagGAGCGGGGGGGCGCCCAAGggcctggtggtggtggggggggctACGGGGCCCTGGCCCACCCCAGCGTCATCCGGCCCAACTCCAACCtggaggggggccgggggcgctgGAGCTGGCGCtgctgaaggagaagaagaagcccgaggggcgcgggggccgccgccggcgctgccggggggccgggggccggcaAGGCCTGCGGGGGGCgcggtggtggcggcggcggcggcggcgggggccgagGGGCTGGCGGCCACCTCGGTGGTCCACTacggcccccccgccgccgccccgccgccgggccccccccgccgccgcccccgcgccccccccg GACGAGGAGCGCGGCTTCTTCCCCGGCATGGAGGACATGTTCGGGCCCCCCCCGAGGAGTTCGCCCCCAAGGCGGCCGGCGAGgacgaggaggacgaggaggaggacgaggaggaggaggaggaggacgaggccggccccggcccccccctgGAGCCCCGGCCCGAGGGGATGAaggccgccccccccagccgccgccgccgccgccgcccccgtACGCGCTGGGGCAGGGCTACCCCCCCTTCTGCCCGCCGGACCCCCGGCGAGGCCGCCCTGGGGCTGGAGGCCGCCAAGCACCAGCTGCCCTCCACCGTCAACGCCGAGCCGCTGGGGCTGATCCAGGGGGGGCCCCCGGCGAGCCggccccccgaagccccccacG GCCCCCTCTTCTGCTCGTCCAAGCCCAAGAAGCTGCTGCGCACCtcctccttccagctgctgcgCAAGCGGGACcccttcccgcccccccccaagaaGACCTACGCGCAGGAGTACGAGTTCGAGGACGACGAGGACAAGGCCGACGTCCCCGCCGACATCCGCCTCAACAGCCGCCGCCTCCCCGACCTCCTCCCCGACCTCATCTCCAGCTGCCGCGCCCggcccagcctcagcccccTGGGGGACATCGacttctgcccccccccggcccccggcggcCCCAAGAAGCGCGGCCGCAAGCCCACCAAGCCCAAGCGCGAgggacccc ggccccgggggaggCCCCGCATCCGGCCGCTGGCGGAGCCCCCGGCCT TCGCGCCTCCCCCCGACGGGGCCAAGAAGCCCCGGGGGCGAGGGAGGGGTCGGGGCAGGAAGGGGGCGAGGGACGGGGCGGATGGGGCCGGGATGGAGCCGCTGCGGCCCCTCaag ATCAAGCTCCCGGTGCCCAAACCCTCGGAGGGCCCGTCGGGCGAGGGCCTCCCGCAGCCTCCCTcggccccccgggaccccggcccccccggtgcGGAGGTGGGGGCGTCGCGGGAGCGCATCAAGCAGAAGATCCGCGAGGCCGAGGAGA ACCCCGAGGTGCGCTCGGGCTTCATGGCCTCCTTCCTCGACTTCCTCAAGGCCGGCAAGCgccagcccccgccgccgccgccgccgccggcctccGCCAGCCCTTCCAAGGGCTCCCGgcctcccccgccgcctccgccgcctccgccgcccccca ccttctcggtgggccccccccagctgctgccggCGGGGTTGGAGGGGCcggagggcgaggggctggtgatggcgtgccccagcccctgcaagCGGCTGGACGAGGAGCTGAAGCGCAACCTGGAGACCCTGCCCTCCTTCTCGTCCGACGAGGAGGACTCGGTCAGCAAGAACCAGGACCTGCAGAAGAGCATCTCCTCCGCCATCTCCGCCCTCTACGACCCCGCCGACCGCCGCGACCCCGACACGGCCG acccccccccgccggagccgcagcccccagccccgtgccctcGGAGGGCTCCCAGCCCGAgcctccccggccgccccggcGGTGGTCCCGGCggccccccgtccccccggcGCCCAAGGGCCCCCCGAAGCGGCGGCGCCGGCCTCCCCGAGCGCGAGGAGGCCGAGGACTCGCGGCCTCTGCACCTGGCCAAGAAGCAGGAGACGGCGGCCGTCTGCGGGGACACCGACGAGGACGAGGCCGAGAGCGGCGGGGAGGGCATCTTCCGCGAGAGGGACGAGTTCGTCGTGCGCGTGGAGGACATCCAGGCGCTGAAg ctGGCGCTGCAGACGGGCCGCG CCCCCCCGATCTGGCGGGTGCAGAAGGCGCTGCTGCAGAAATTCACCCCCGAGATCAAGGACGGGCAGCGGCAGTTCTGCGCCACCAGCAAC TACCTGGGGTACTTCGGGGACGCCAAGCACCGGTACCAGCGGCTCTACGTCAAGTTCCTGGAGAACGTCAACAAGAAGGACTGCGTGCGCGTCTGCTCCCGGCGGCCCTGGCACCGGCCCCTCGCCGCCGTCCG gcggcAGAACCAACCCAAGGCCGCCGGCCCCaaggccccggcccccccaaaGCGGAGCCCCCGAGAAGCCCCCCGCCTCGAGAAGCCCCCCGCCCCGAcaagcccccccgccccgagaaACCCCCCGCAGCGAGAAACCCCCAGGAGCCACCCCCCGAGGGCCCGGCCCCCGCGCCggccgcggggcccccccgcgcccccc cggccccccaagGCCAAGGCGAAGCCCCCCAAGGTGaaggccgagcccccccccaagaagaggaagaagtggCTGAAGGAGGCGGCCAGCAGCTCCGAGTCCGACTCCAGCCCCGACCCCCAGAGCGAGGagg AGCGGGCGCCGTCGGGGCGGGTGCTGAACACGCGGGCCATGAAGGAGATGTACCGCAGCTACGTGGAGATGCTGGTGAGCACCGCGCTGGACCCCGACATGATCCAGGCGCTCGAGGACACCAAcg atgagCTCTACCTGCCCCCCATGCGCAAGATCGACGGCATCCTCAACGACCACAAGAAGAAGGTCCTCAAGAGGGTGACGCTGAACCCCTCGCTGCAG GAGGCCCTGCACACCTTCCCCCAGCTGCACGCCGAGCCGGGGGAGTCGCTGGTGAAGCTGCGCCC GGGGGAGCCCTACAACCGCAAGACCCTCAGCAAGGTCAAGAGGAGCGTGGGCAAGCCCcag GAGTTCAAGGTGGAGGTGGAGAAGTCCTTCCTGTACACGCTGTACCACTCGCTGCACCACTACAAGTACCACACCTTCCTGCGCTGCAAGGACGAG ACGACGGCCATCGAGGGGCAGGACGAGgacctggggcaggaggaggtggtgcAGCAGTGCATGCGCAACCAGGCCTGGCTCGAGCGCCTCTTCGACTCCTTCAGCGACCTCCTGGCCCAGGCCCAGACCAAGTGCGCCTGA